One window from the genome of Leishmania mexicana MHOM/GT/2001/U1103 complete genome, chromosome 18 encodes:
- a CDS encoding putative glycogen synthase kinase — translation MSLNAADAADERSRKEMDRFLVERMAGQGTFGTVQLGKEKSTGMSVAIKKVIQDPRFRNRELQIMQDLAVLHHPNIVQLQSYFYTLGERDRRDIYLNVVMEYVPDTLHRCCRNYYRRQVAPPPILIKVFLFQLIRSIGCLHLPSVNVCHRDIKPHNVLVNEAEGTLKLCDFGSAKKLSPSEPNVAYICSRYYRAPELIFGNQHYTTSVDIWSVGCIFAEMMLGEPIFRGDNSAGQLHEIVRVLGCPSREVLRKLNPSHTDVDLYNSKGIPWSTVFCDHSLKDAKEAYDLLSALLQYLPEDRMKPYEALCHPYFDELHDSATKLPNHKNLPEDLFRFLPSEIEVMSEAQKAKLVRK, via the coding sequence ATGTCGCTCAACGCTGCCGATGCTGCGGACGAGCGAAGTCGCAAGGAGATGGACCGGTTCCTGGTGGAACGCATGGCTGGGCAGGGTACATTCGGCACTGTGCAACTGGGGAAGGAGAAGTCCACAGGCATGAGCGTGGCGATCAAGAAGGTTATCCAAGACCCGCGCTTCCGCAACCGCGAGCTGCAGATCATGCAGGACCTTGCCGTGCTGCACCACCCCAACATCGTGCAGCTCCAGAGCTACTTCTACACCCTGGGTGAGCGCGACCGCCGCGACATCTACCTCAATGTCGTGATGGAGTACGTGCCGGAtacgctgcaccgctgctgccgcaacTACTACCGCCGTCAagtggcgccaccgccgatcCTGATCAAGGTCTTTCTTTTTCAGCTGATCCGAAGTATCGGGTGCTTGCACCTGCCCTCCGTAAACGTGTGCCACCGCGACATCAAGCCACACAACGTGCTCGTCAACGAGGCGGAAGGCACCCTGAAGCTGTGCGATTTTGGCAGTGCGAAGAAACTCTCGCCGTCCGAGCCAAACGTGGCATACATCTGCTCTCGTTACTACCGCGCCCCTGAGCTCATCTTTGGTAACCAGCATTACACGACCTCGGTCGACATCTGGTCGGTGGGGTGTATCTTCGCTGAGATGATGCTTGGCGAGCCCATCTTCCGCGGCGATAACAGCGCCGGCCAGCTGCACGAAATTGTGCGCGTGCTCGGCTGCCCCTCgcgcgaggtgctgcgtAAGCTGAATCCGTCGCACACGGACGTGGATCTGTACAATAGCAAGGGCATCCCGTGGAGCACCGTTTTCTGTGACCACTCACTGAAGGACGCCAAGGAGGCGTACGATCTTCTTAGTGCCCTGCTGCAGTACTTGCCGGAGGATCGCATGAAGCCTTACGAAGCACTGTGCCACCCGTACTTTGACGAGCTTCACGACTCCGCCACGAAACTGCCGAATCACAAGAATCTCCCGGAAGACCTCTTTCGCTTCCTGCCGAGCGAGATTGAGGTGATGAGCGAAGCGCAGAAGGCCAAGCTGGTTCGCAAGTAA
- a CDS encoding putative tubulin tyrosine ligase protein — MEHRRARTGPIRFRCFLRNTILDVMRCRGWIETDSESDWDYYWADVSWIRENYDGLRLDDHQHLNHFRNHYELTRKDTMVRNIKKMVKALEKDGDAEEVAAAWDFFPVTFSLPQDYGLFEQEFRRHPNTIWIMKPPAKAQGKGIFLFSKLSQIAEWRREFKLRHGYLTNSGGGGGAIGGGGANGASSGGGGGGGGSACSGSGLGSVYGVPEPVEPYLAQRYIANPHLVGGKKYDLRIYVFVQSYQPLTVWLHRTGFARFCHHRYSLDDIDNTYIHVTNVAVQKTYPKYTAASGCKFGIRNLRTILTATHGAARTNQLFGDIQQMIMRTLFSVQKIMLQDKHCSELYGYDVMIDDTLHPWLIETNASPSLTAETPADYHLKFNMLKDMFDVIDMEGRRSGEEERVGGFDLIWANGPAGVSTNDSQKAMTSSYLGCANELEIPMSQLRLPPRLQNHNSSEHPLT, encoded by the coding sequence ATGGAGCACCGACGCGCTCGCACCGGACCGATCCGGTTCCGCTGCTTCCTGCGCAACACCATCCTTGACGTGATGCGCTGTCGTGGCTGGATCGAGACGGACAGCGAGTCGGACTGGGATTACTACTGGGCCGACGTCTCTTGGATCCGGGAGAACTACGACGGCCTGCGCCTCGACGACCATCAACACCTGAACCACTTCCGCAACCACTACGAGCTGACCCGCAAGGACACAATGGTGCGCAACATCAAGAAGATGGTGAAGGCGCTGGAGAAAGACGGggacgccgaggaggtggcCGCTGCGTGGGACTTCTTCCCTGTCACCTTCTCGCTCCCGCAGGACTACGGCCTGTTTGAGCAGGAGTTCCGCCGACACCCCAACACGATCTGGATCATGAAGCCGCCGGCCAAGGCGCAGGGCAAAGGCATTTTTCTCTTCTCGAAGCTCTCTCAGATCGCGGAGTGGCGCCGCGAGTTCAAGCTACGCCACGGGTACTTGAcaaacagcggcggcggcggcggggccataggcgggggtggcgccAATGGGGCGTCTtcgggtggcggtggcggcggcggtggcagcgcatgcagcggcagcgggctGGGAAGCGTGTATGGTGTGCCGGAGCCGGTGGAGCCGTACCTCGCCCAGCGCTACATCGCAAACCCACATCTCGTTGGCGGAAAGAAATACGACCTGCGCATCTATGTATTTGTTCAAAGCTATCAGCCGCTGACGGTGTggctgcaccgcaccggaTTCGCGCGCttctgccaccaccgctatTCCCTCGACGACATTGATAACACGTACATCCACGTCACCAACGTCGCTGTGCAGAAAACGTACCCGAAGtacacggcggcgtcggggTGCAAGTTCGGCATTAGAAACCTGCGAACCATCCTCACCGCCACCCACGGCGCTGCCCGCACAAACCAGCTGTTTGGCGACATCCAACAGATGATCATGCGCACCTTGTTTTCTGTGCAGAAGATTATGCTGCAGGACAAGCACTGTAGTGAGCTGTACGGCTACGACGTCATGATTGACGACACGCTGCACCCGTGGCTCATCGAGACGaacgcgtcgccgtcgctgacggCAGAGACGCCGGCTGACTACCACCTCAAGTTCAACATGCTGAAAGACATGTTTGATGTCATTGACATGGAGGGCCGGCGCAGTGGCGAGGAGGAACGGGTGGGTGGCTTCGACCTGATCTGGGCCAACGGCCCGGCTGGCGTCTCGACCAACGACAGCCAAAAGGCGATGACCTCGTCTTACCTTGGGTGCGCGAATGAGCTTGAGATTCCCAtgtcgcagctgcgcctgccaCCTCGACTGCAGAaccacaacagcagcgagcACCCGCTCACGTGA
- a CDS encoding GPI-anchor transamidase subunit 8 (GPI8),putative — MTSPTRCIATALIVFAFLVLTAAAAASAPLGATGKGQSNNWAVIVSSSRYLFNYRHTANALTMYHLLRQHGIDDDHILLFLSDSFACDPRNVYPAEIFSQPPGAHDADGRASMNLYGCSAQVDYAGSDVDVRRFLSVLQGRYDENTPPTRRLLSDNTSNIIIYVAGHGAKSYFKFQDTEFLSSSDISETLTMMHQQRRYGRVVFLADTCHAIALCEHVEAPNVVCLAASDAESESYSCQYDEQLGTHMVSFWMNEMYLLLNGTSCSNPLTRRIGDDAVSVLHQSWYNFNYHPYRVEASRNRSKPAHRDAVNDPTALREWIVADFVCSQVSAAVPVDVRYDLE; from the coding sequence ATGACGTCGCCAACAAGGTGTATCGCGACGGCATTGATCGTCTTTGCTTTTCTTGTTctcaccgccgcggccgccgcgtctgcgccgctggGGGCGACAGGCAAGGGCCAGAGCAACAACTGGGCTGTCAttgtctcctcctcgcgaTACCTCTTCAACTACCGCCACACCGCCAATGCGCTTACCATGTACCACCTCTTGCGTCAGCACGGCATTGACGACGACCATATTCTTCTCTTTTTGAGTGACAGCTTCGCCTGCGACCCGCGAAATGTGTACCCTGCGGAGATTTTTTCGCAGCCCCCCGGAGCACACGACGCGGATGGGCGCGCTAGCATGAATCTGtacggctgcagcgcgcagGTGGACTACGCGGGCAGCGACGTGGACGTGCGCCGTTTTCTAAGTGTGTTGCAGGGCCGTTATGACGAGAACACGCCGCCCACGCGGCGACTCCTTTCGGACAACACATCGAACATCATCATCTACGTCGCGGGGCACGGCGCCAAGTCGTACTTCAAGTTTCAGGACACGGAGTTTCTGAGCTCGTCGGACATCTCGGAGACGCTTACGATgatgcaccagcagcggcggtacGGTCGCGTTGTTTTCCTGGCAGATACATGCCATGCGATTGCGCTGTGCGAGCATGTAGAGGCGCCGAACGTGGTATGTCTCGCCGCCTCAGATGCCGAGTCGGAGAGCTACTCGTGCCAGTACGATGAACAGCTTGGCACTCATATGGTCTCCTTTTGGATGAATGAGATGTACTTGTTGCTGAACGGCACGAGTTGCAGCAACCCGCTCACTCGCCGCATCGGCGACGATGCAGTGTCCGTGCTGCATCAATCGTGGTACAACTTCAATTATCACCCCTACCGCGTGGAGGCGAGCCGAAACCGCTCGAAGCCAGCgcaccgcgacgccgtgaaCGACCCGACGGCTCTGAGAGAATGGATTGTAGCCGACTTTGTGTGCAGCCAGGTGTCCGCAGCGGTACCAGTGGACGTCCGCTACGACCTCGAGTAG